CCTGGGGAAAAAAACTGGTTCCACCATCACTTGTTTTCCACAAACGTCCTTCTCTATCTAAAATAAACCCATCCTTTTCAGAGAAAAAGCGAACCCGAATCGGTGTGATGCCTTCATCATGGAAACGTTTGATTTCTTTGAATGGTTTTCCTAGGTCGTAACGGAGTGTTCTTGTGTCTTGTGTGAGAATGAAGAGAGTATCATAATCGATTGCACCAAAATCGGAAACAGTAATTCCTTTTAAGGAATGTACTTTCCATGTGGTTCCAAGGTCATTGGAATATAAAAAAGTCCCTTCTTCTGAAATGGTAAAAAGGTCATTTCCCACACTTCTGATTCGAAAAAAGTTTTCTTTTCTTATATTTGGTTTTTTGCAAGTACCTGTTTCCACTGATTCCATATCGATACAAAGCATGTTTTCAAAATCGATACTAACTTCGGGAATAAAGGCGATAGATTTGTTTAATTCACGAATTACACCGATATTTCCTTTTTCTCCTGCGACCCAAATTTCCCCGTGTTTTGTAGCGACGATGGATTTGAGATGGGGAGATCTAACTGTATCGGAAATTGTATCTGTGATATTTTTTCCAACAACAAATAACAAAGGTCCAAATGAGATTAGAAAAAAATAAAAAACAAACTTATTGATGAAATTTCTATGAAGGTCTATATTCCAAATAATATGGAAGGCTTTTTCTAATGAACGTAATACTGCAGTAGCAGAAAAGATAAAAACAACAAAACCAACAGCACCAATTTGAGTAGCAGTTGAGATAATATCAGTGAGAGTTTCTAAATATGGAGTGATGTCAAATTGGATATTGTTTCGTAAAAGGTATGAGTTGATTTCATCAACAAGTTCGCCTTGTCTTGTATGGATCCCAGAGGCTACAGTAATGAGAGCGAGGGCTACTGTTAGGGTAGGAATTAAAGTTACAATTGTTGTATAGGCAAGACTTGAACCAATGATAAGGCAATCATCTTTCATAAAACGATGAACTGAAACAAGTAAAACCCTTAGTCCAAGGATCATTTTACGTTTTAAGCCAGGTTCATCTGGAATTGTTGTTAATCTTACAAGGATCGGAGTATTGATCGTTTCGCTCATAATGGTTCCTTATTTTTTAAATGCGTACAAAACGTAACTTGATGTGAGTGGGAATCCTTTTCGTTTCCATTTGGATGTAAAATGGTAATAAGAAATACGAATCCATTTGAAGTAATCTTTCCAAGTTTGGAATGATCCTTTCACTTTTTTTAATTTTGCCACCAATGGAAAATCTACACCAAAGTAAGATACGAAACTTCCAAATCCATGTTCAGTCAATATTTTTTTTAGCAGGGTATCTCCATAATAATACACATGACCAGGCATATAGTAGTGGTAATGGCTGGCTTCTTTTTTTGCTTGCCAACCTTCAAAATTGGCAGTTTGTAGCAAAAGTAACCCACCTGGTTTTAAGATCCTTGTGAGTTCCTGGAAAAATAGTTTTGGGTTTTCAATGTGTTCGATGACTTCCACAAGGGTGATTACATCAAAACTTTGAGTTGGAAATTTTGCGTCATAAAGACTTCCATTAACTGTTGGTAAATTGTTTTCGTTCGCATAACTTGATGCATATTCCGAAATTTCAACTCCTTGGACAAAAAAACCTGCTTCCTTTGCTACTTCTAAAAATCCTCCAAAAGAAGAACCTATATCTAAAAAATTCCCAGTTTTTTTATATCGTTTGATATTTTGGATCCGCGCTTTCCATACTTCTCTAAAAAAGGGTTTTTGTTCTCTTTCATCAATGTAATTGTAATCTGCTTTTCCTTGGTAATATTCTTTTGTATAAAGTTCTTTTTGGTTTTGTCTTGGATATAGGGATTGGAGTTTACAACTTTGGCATTCGTGAATTGATAACCCAGGATAATTTCCCGTAGAAAGATACAATGGTTTCCAGTCACAACCACCTTGGAGAGGGCATTCCTTTCGTAAGAAATCCGCGGGGTCCATTATTTTTGTGCTAAAAAAAACCAATGGCAAATACGTTCCTCTAATTTGCCGAGGGGAGTTCTCTCTGAATAGCCGATGGAGGTTTTTTGGAACAAGGAAAGGAAATCTTTTAATTCAGAAAGAGAGTAGGTTTCCGCATAACCACCGCTAAGGTCTTGTAAGTTCATTTTTCCTTGGTTTAGTCCCAAATGGGTATCACCTTCCGCACGTATGGAACCTAGGAAATACCCGCCTGGTGTTAAAGATTTATAAAGTGAATTGAGTAATTCTTTCGCATCTTCTCTTTTGTTATAATGAAAAACACCCCAACTCACAATCACACCAAATTCATTTGGTCCAAAAGGGAGTGGATTGCCTTGGGTATACAAATAACGTATGGAAGGGTTTTCTTTTTCTAAGAGATCGATAGTTGTTTTGGCATTATCGCAAGCAGTTACTTGATAACCTAAGTTTTGTAACAAAATACTATGACGACCAGAACCACATCCAAAATCGAGAGCGAATTGGTTTGGAGTTTCAATTTTGGATAGTAAACGAACTAAATTTTCATCAGGAAAGAAAAGTTTTGACTTTGGTCTTTCATAATGTTTATCCCAAACGTTTTTCATGTGTCCATTCGTTCCAAAATGGATTTGTACCAATCATTTGCACTAATTGCCTGTTTTGTTGACAATCCCATAACAAAGGTTCGCCTGTGATTTCCTTCCAGAGGTTCTATACTTGTTCCATTGGGAATCAATTGTTTTGTGAAAAATATGGTTTCAAAGGGGTTGGGAAAAAATGGTTCCTGATCCGTCATTTTTTTTTGTTTGGTGGATGCGATTCTGAATATGATACTCGAAAAATTGATCCCCTTTTTTGATTGTTTTAAAAATTGAGGTCTTGTTTTTTCACCAATTGTCACAGATAATAAATCTTTAAAATAATCATACCCGTAATGTGCAGGCAAAAGTTGGTCTGCCAAAAATTCACCTCCAACTTCCGGTGTTGCTTCAATCAGGATACATTCATTATTTTTTGTAATTTTGAATTCCGCGACAAAAGGACCTGCTTTTAATTTGGAAGCAGTAACGATGCTCTGGCAAATCATTTTGAGTTCACCTGCCATACTGAGATGTGCAGATGGGGCAATATGCGCGACTTCAATAAAATTTGGTTTACCTGTTGTGATTTTATCAGTTAAAGAGACGATATAAAATCGTTTATTGATGACAAATCCAAGGACAGTCACCTCATCTCCCGGTGTAAAGGTTTCCAATAAAAAATTATCGTTTGATTTAGATTTTGTAAATTTCTTAAATTCAATTTCTGTTTCCAAAACAGAAATTCCTTTTTTCCCAGAACCATCTTTGGGTTTTGCAATGATTGGAAATTTTAAATCCAATTTTTTGTCTTTGGTTTTAGAATTATTTTGAGATTGGATCGAAGATGGAACTGGAATCCCATATCTGGAGATGGTTTGTTTGAATTTCTCTTTGTCTAAAAATAAATTTGTACTTTCGCGGGGGTTTCCGCGTAACTTTAATTTTTCTGCTAAATAGGAAACTGTATATACTGCTTTTCCATAAGACCTAGAACCCACACCCAATAATTTATAGGGCAGGGGGACCTTACTCATGGCATGTAAAATTTTTCGGTATTCATGAGTGGATTCTAATATTTTAATATCACACTCATTTAAGCCCGGGGCCATGGGATTTGTATCCACGGCAATGACTTTAAGTCCCCTAGCTTTCGCTGCCCGAATCAGGGGGATTTGGTTCTCTCCCGCACCGATGGAGAGATAACTACCATTCAATTGTTTCATTTACGACCCGCGAGAACCGCCTCTGCGTTGGACTCCTGTATTACCACCACCTGAGGTCTGGTTTCTACCAAAGGTTGGTTTTGCTAAAGCAGGACTTCCTTTTTTCTTTTGGGCTTCGTTTTGTGCTTTGGTCAATTCTTCTTGGTTGACCACGACAATTTTTTTCCCTTCCAATTCCTTTCCATTCAGGTTTGCGATGGCTTTTTCCGCATCGGCATCTGCCATTTCCGCAGTCCCATACCCAAGCGATACTTTTGTGAGTTTGTCTCGTTTGATTTGCAGGTGGGTCACCTTTCCATGGGCGGAAAGAAGTTTCTCAAGTGCATCGTCAGAAAGAGTTTGTGGGAGGTTTCCGATAGATAACTTCATGTCCTTCTTTTTTCTGAAAAATTCTCCAAAACTTCAACTCTTTTTTGACTATGTCGCATTTTCTCTTGGGGAAATCGGGGATTTGGTCGATTGGAAACATAGGTAGGGACTTATGTTACGAGGATTGTATACAGGTGCAAATGGGATGATTTCCCAACAAGTGCGTATGGATGTGATTGCCAATAATTTGGCCAATGTGGATAAAACTGCCTTTAAAAAAGATACCACTGTCTTCAAAACCTTTCCCGAAATGTTATTACATCGTTATTCTGAAGATGGGATTGGGAAAACTCCCATGGGTTCCTTTGATACCTCTCCTGTTGTCGGCAAACTGGGGTTTGGTGCGGAAGTGAACGAGGTGTACACTCGCTTTGAACAAGGGGCAGTGAAAAAAACAGACAATATTTTTGATCTTATGGTCCAAGACCAACCAGGAATGGAAAAACCTGCCTTTTTTTCAGTCCTCACCAATAAGGGAGAACGACTCACTCGGAGTGGGAGTTTTGTCCTCGATAAAAATGGATTTGTGGTGACCCCACAAGGATTTCCTCTGCTCGGAGAAAAAGGTCCCATCCAAGTGAACCAAGGGAATTTCCTAGTGAAGGAAAATGGCGAAATTTATATCAATGCGAAACTCGGCACTGCTCCAAAAGACGGAACTAATTTTAGCGAAAATCGTTTCGAAGAACCTGTGTTACTCGACAAATTGAAAATCCGCACGGTAGAAAACCCGCGTCACCTCGACAAAGAAGGGGATTCTTTTTATTCAGACACTCCAGAATCAGGCGAACCGACAGCGTTTCCAGAACTCCTGGCCCCACAAGTGTTACAAGGTTATTTGGAAGCATCTAACGTATCGGTAGTGACGGAGATGGTGGATATGATTGAAGTGAACCGTGCTTACGAAGCCAATTCGAAAACCATGCAAACCCAAGACAATTTACTGGGTCGCTTATTTGAAGTAATGCGGTAAAAATTATTGAGCGGATCATGCTTAAATATGTGTCCATTACATTTTTTGCCTTATCACTTCTAATAAACTGTAGCCAAATATCGGAATATTCAGAATCTGATTGTATTCATGAATTCAAACAAACCGAAAAACGATCATCAGATCTTTTGGTAACCACTTATTTTGGATCTAAAGATCAAAACATAATTGATATTGCATTTTTGGAATTTTTTATAGCAAAACAAAAACGGGCAGATTGTGCCAAGGGAAGGATTTGATGGAATTTTTCTTCCCTAAGATTTCGAAATAAAAGAAACCTATACACTACATTGGGAATCTCATCTTAAATTATCGAGACTAACTCCTAGTCCCACCATCAATTTTATACACAGATCCTGTGATAAAACTGGATTCATCCGATGCTAAAAAAGCAATCAAGTTTGCCACCTCGCTCGGTTTGCCAAGTCGTCCCATGGGAATGTTTTTTTCCATCGCCGATTTCCCTCGTTCTCCTGCGACATCAAGGATAGCAGTTTCTGTCCAACCAGGGCAAACCGCATTGATCCGAACTCCTGCCTTTGCTACTTCCAATGCGGCCGTTGTTGTGAGTTCGATCACACCTGCTTTTGCCACACAATATGGACCAAGAGACGGGGAAGCACCTAGGCCTGCGATACTAGCTATGTTTACGATAGACCCTCCTTTTTTGTCGGATAACATCAATTTTGTGGCATATTTTTGGCACCAAAAAACGCTTGTTAAGTCCAAAAGGATAAGTTTATTCCATACTTCCGTTGTGACTTTGTGCATAAAAGTTGGTTTGTTTGCGATCCCCGCATTATTGATCATAATGTCCAACCGTTTGTTTTGGTTTATAAAATGATTTGTGAGTTGGATGATGTCTTCTTCTAAACTAACGTCACAGTGAACATAAGTGGCACTTCCACCAAAGTTTTGAATTTCTTTTACGACAAGATTCCCTTCTTCTTCTTTGATATCAGAGACAATGACATTGGCTCCTTTTTTTGCAAGTAGGAGCGATGTCTCCTTTCCAATTCCAAGTGCACCACCTGTGACGATGGCATTTTTTCCAATTAAGTTAGATTCCATTTAAGTAAAATTTGTAATTTTAAGTAACTTGGCAATTCATTTTAATTCATTGTTAGTTGTTTAGTGAACCGATTAGTTCACTATGTTGGTTTTTCCAAATTTCAAATAGGATCCCAAAAACAATTGATTCCTAAATGGAATTTGGGTATTTCTTTAAAGAATGGAATTGCCACTGATGATTCGAATTTGACTGGCAATAACGAAGGATTCGACTCAATTTTGGTTAATTCTCGTATGATCTTTGACAAGGGAATTCAAACTAGAGTTTTTGGGTGTTTTTATGAGTCTTAACAAAATCGCAGTGATGATTGGTATCTTTTTACTTTGTATGGTTTCAGTTTCGAAAGTCAGTTTGGATGCAAAAAACCAAATTAAAAAACAATCTCGGGTGTATGTGACAGTTTCTGCTTTAAAGATACGAAAGGAGCCGAATTTAGAAGCCACTGCAATTGGCAAATTACTCAAAGGAGATAGTTTTGTTGTTTTCGAGGAAAGTGAAACCACTTCTGAAGTGGAAGGCATCCAAGCAAAATGGGGTCGGGTTTTTGTAAAAGGAATGAAAGGGTGGGTTTTTCTCGGATTCACTAGTCCAATCGCACCTGAATTATTGACAGACAAAGAGATCGAACGCATTACAAAAAAATATGAACGTGATGTGAAGGAATGTGAAAGAAAAGAGGAAGAAGCAATGGCAGCTGATCCTGAATACCAAAATTGTTCCTCTTGTGGTTGTAATTTACAAACGTCTCAATCGGTAAACATTGATCGTGGTTGCACCCCTTATAAAATTAAAGAAATTGCAGAACTCGCCAAAAAAAATGGATCTACTTTAAATGTTCCAGATAGGGAAATATTCGAGGCTTACGGTGACGAATATTGTTTAAATGCATCGAAAGAGTATGGTGGTGATTGTTATGGTATGAAACTCAATTTATACAAAAGTTTTAAAGATCTAGATTGATTTTGAAATCAAATTATGTTATCCAAACATTTCCTTTTTTTCATCCTAGTTTGTAATACTGTTTGTTCCTGTATCAGTTACCAAACCAATTCATTACTTTTTATCAAAGGAGGAAATTTCCTTCGAGGCAGGAATATTACAAATAGACCCGATGAAGCCCCGCGCCATACAGTTGTAGTATCTGATTTTTATATCCAAGAAACACTCGTTACGCGAAAGCAGTATCAAAATTTTGTTTCAGATTCTATGTATAAAACTTCTGCCGAAAAGAAGGGATATTGTATGATCTCTTTAGAAGGAATGAAAGATTGGGAATGGGAAAAAAAGATGGGGGCAAATTTTTTGTATCCATTTGGAAAACAATCAAACATTCCCACTCGTGACGATGATCCTGTTGTATGTGTTTCGTATCTGGATGCAAAAGCATACTGTGAATTTTACCAAATGAGATTACCCACAGAGGCTGAGTGGGAATATGTTGCAAGAGCTGGAGGGAATGGTCGTTATCCTTGGGGGGAGACGGAATCGATCAACGATCAGTTTTTTTCAAACTTTTGGCAAGCTGAGTCTCATACCTCATCCGA
The sequence above is a segment of the Leptospira sp. WS39.C2 genome. Coding sequences within it:
- a CDS encoding class I SAM-dependent methyltransferase, whose translation is MDPADFLRKECPLQGGCDWKPLYLSTGNYPGLSIHECQSCKLQSLYPRQNQKELYTKEYYQGKADYNYIDEREQKPFFREVWKARIQNIKRYKKTGNFLDIGSSFGGFLEVAKEAGFFVQGVEISEYASSYANENNLPTVNGSLYDAKFPTQSFDVITLVEVIEHIENPKLFFQELTRILKPGGLLLLQTANFEGWQAKKEASHYHYYMPGHVYYYGDTLLKKILTEHGFGSFVSYFGVDFPLVAKLKKVKGSFQTWKDYFKWIRISYYHFTSKWKRKGFPLTSSYVLYAFKK
- a CDS encoding class I SAM-dependent methyltransferase translates to MKNVWDKHYERPKSKLFFPDENLVRLLSKIETPNQFALDFGCGSGRHSILLQNLGYQVTACDNAKTTIDLLEKENPSIRYLYTQGNPLPFGPNEFGVIVSWGVFHYNKREDAKELLNSLYKSLTPGGYFLGSIRAEGDTHLGLNQGKMNLQDLSGGYAETYSLSELKDFLSLFQKTSIGYSERTPLGKLEERICHWFFLAQK
- a CDS encoding acetyl-CoA carboxylase biotin carboxylase subunit family protein, with the protein product MKQLNGSYLSIGAGENQIPLIRAAKARGLKVIAVDTNPMAPGLNECDIKILESTHEYRKILHAMSKVPLPYKLLGVGSRSYGKAVYTVSYLAEKLKLRGNPRESTNLFLDKEKFKQTISRYGIPVPSSIQSQNNSKTKDKKLDLKFPIIAKPKDGSGKKGISVLETEIEFKKFTKSKSNDNFLLETFTPGDEVTVLGFVINKRFYIVSLTDKITTGKPNFIEVAHIAPSAHLSMAGELKMICQSIVTASKLKAGPFVAEFKITKNNECILIEATPEVGGEFLADQLLPAHYGYDYFKDLLSVTIGEKTRPQFLKQSKKGINFSSIIFRIASTKQKKMTDQEPFFPNPFETIFFTKQLIPNGTSIEPLEGNHRRTFVMGLSTKQAISANDWYKSILERMDT
- a CDS encoding RNA recognition motif domain-containing protein → MKLSIGNLPQTLSDDALEKLLSAHGKVTHLQIKRDKLTKVSLGYGTAEMADADAEKAIANLNGKELEGKKIVVVNQEELTKAQNEAQKKKGSPALAKPTFGRNQTSGGGNTGVQRRGGSRGS
- a CDS encoding flagellar hook-basal body protein, producing MLRGLYTGANGMISQQVRMDVIANNLANVDKTAFKKDTTVFKTFPEMLLHRYSEDGIGKTPMGSFDTSPVVGKLGFGAEVNEVYTRFEQGAVKKTDNIFDLMVQDQPGMEKPAFFSVLTNKGERLTRSGSFVLDKNGFVVTPQGFPLLGEKGPIQVNQGNFLVKENGEIYINAKLGTAPKDGTNFSENRFEEPVLLDKLKIRTVENPRHLDKEGDSFYSDTPESGEPTAFPELLAPQVLQGYLEASNVSVVTEMVDMIEVNRAYEANSKTMQTQDNLLGRLFEVMR
- a CDS encoding SDR family NAD(P)-dependent oxidoreductase; translation: MESNLIGKNAIVTGGALGIGKETSLLLAKKGANVIVSDIKEEEGNLVVKEIQNFGGSATYVHCDVSLEEDIIQLTNHFINQNKRLDIMINNAGIANKPTFMHKVTTEVWNKLILLDLTSVFWCQKYATKLMLSDKKGGSIVNIASIAGLGASPSLGPYCVAKAGVIELTTTAALEVAKAGVRINAVCPGWTETAILDVAGERGKSAMEKNIPMGRLGKPSEVANLIAFLASDESSFITGSVYKIDGGTRS
- a CDS encoding SH3 domain-containing protein; this translates as MSLNKIAVMIGIFLLCMVSVSKVSLDAKNQIKKQSRVYVTVSALKIRKEPNLEATAIGKLLKGDSFVVFEESETTSEVEGIQAKWGRVFVKGMKGWVFLGFTSPIAPELLTDKEIERITKKYERDVKECERKEEEAMAADPEYQNCSSCGCNLQTSQSVNIDRGCTPYKIKEIAELAKKNGSTLNVPDREIFEAYGDEYCLNASKEYGGDCYGMKLNLYKSFKDLD
- a CDS encoding formylglycine-generating enzyme family protein; its protein translation is MLSKHFLFFILVCNTVCSCISYQTNSLLFIKGGNFLRGRNITNRPDEAPRHTVVVSDFYIQETLVTRKQYQNFVSDSMYKTSAEKKGYCMISLEGMKDWEWEKKMGANFLYPFGKQSNIPTRDDDPVVCVSYLDAKAYCEFYQMRLPTEAEWEYVARAGGNGRYPWGETESINDQFFSNFWQAESHTSSDSKDGYSYFSPTKAFPSNQWGMYDAIGNVWQFTNDYYDSQTYLLAYQTEKQSGIPVTNPKGPTSGTKVVARGGSWWCSEKTCKGHGLFYRGKIQKDSPFNNNGFRCVKDVNP